In the genome of Chloroflexota bacterium, one region contains:
- a CDS encoding SDR family oxidoreductase, giving the protein MDRSIASLDGRTAIVTGGANGIGKGIAMGLAAFGANVVIADKDGPAAQQTAAEIAKKGVRTLSYAVDVREFDQVKAMTKATLDTFGKINILVNNVGGTFKSNFLDVAEKGWDALIRINLKSALYCTKSVADEMIRLKTGGAIIQVTSIEAWRAAPGYAVYSACKAALENFTWTMALELAQHNIRVNSIAPDVILTPGVPLGTKPEDRERYNRTIPLKRVGTIEDCAGAAVYLASDMSSFVTGQTIHVDGGNYASKGWIRDPSGTWVTGH; this is encoded by the coding sequence ATGGATAGGTCAATCGCTTCGCTCGATGGGCGCACCGCTATCGTCACGGGAGGCGCCAACGGCATCGGCAAGGGCATCGCCATGGGCCTCGCCGCCTTCGGCGCAAACGTCGTGATCGCCGATAAGGATGGCCCCGCCGCTCAGCAGACCGCCGCCGAGATCGCCAAGAAGGGCGTTCGCACGCTCTCATACGCCGTAGACGTCCGCGAATTCGACCAGGTCAAAGCCATGACCAAGGCAACCCTGGACACCTTCGGCAAAATCAACATCCTCGTGAACAACGTCGGCGGCACCTTCAAATCCAACTTCCTCGATGTCGCCGAAAAGGGCTGGGATGCCCTCATCCGCATCAACCTCAAATCCGCCCTCTATTGCACCAAGTCCGTCGCCGATGAGATGATCCGTCTCAAGACCGGCGGCGCGATCATCCAGGTCACCAGCATCGAAGCCTGGCGCGCGGCCCCAGGCTACGCAGTCTACTCCGCCTGCAAGGCCGCCCTGGAAAACTTCACCTGGACCATGGCCCTGGAGCTGGCCCAGCACAACATCCGCGTCAACTCCATCGCGCCCGATGTTATCCTCACCCCAGGCGTCCCTCTCGGCACGAAGCCGGAAGACCGCGAGCGCTACAACCGCACGATCCCCCTCAAGCGCGTCGGCACCATCGAAGACTGCGCAGGTGCCGCCGTCTACCTCGCCTCCGATATGTCCTCCTTCGTCACCGGCCAGACGATCCATGTGGATGGCGGCAACTACGCCTCCAAAGGCTGGATCCGCGACCCGAGCGGGACCTGGGTGACTGGACACTAG
- a CDS encoding SelT/SelW/SelH family protein, translating to MPDAVSLAEKLLQEFHSRLSGVSIAVGPRSSFEVSIDGKLAFSKLKEHRLPETKEIREKVRAALSA from the coding sequence CTGCCGGACGCCGTCAGTTTGGCGGAGAAGCTCCTGCAGGAATTCCACTCGCGGCTCAGCGGTGTCTCTATCGCTGTAGGCCCGCGCTCGTCCTTTGAAGTCTCTATAGACGGCAAGCTCGCCTTCTCAAAGCTCAAAGAACATCGCCTGCCTGAGACCAAGGAGATACGCGAGAAAGTCCGTGCCGCCCTCTCGGCGTGA
- a CDS encoding ABC transporter ATP-binding protein, which produces MTTEYQGPLLAAEDVTREFSVGGRAIHAVRNVTMRVEQGDFIALLGRSGSGKTTLLNLLGGLDMPSSGAVLFQGRDMAKINAAEMATLRRKTFGFVFQSFGLLPLLSAHENVELPLRIGGLGRQEREARAKETLSEVGLAHRLKHRPYELSGGEQQRVAIARAMVHKPSVILADEPTAELDSANAKTVFGLLGEIVRRDRVTVIVATHDRAVMEVAHRVLELHDGALTKQAEPESRWARPQGR; this is translated from the coding sequence ATGACGACAGAGTACCAAGGGCCTCTGCTTGCCGCCGAGGACGTTACTAGGGAATTTTCGGTGGGCGGGCGCGCCATCCACGCGGTGCGCAACGTCACGATGCGCGTGGAGCAGGGGGATTTCATCGCCCTGTTGGGCAGGTCCGGTTCGGGGAAGACGACGCTGTTGAACCTGCTGGGCGGGTTGGACATGCCGAGCAGCGGAGCAGTGCTCTTCCAGGGGCGGGATATGGCGAAGATCAATGCGGCGGAGATGGCGACGCTGCGGAGGAAGACGTTCGGCTTTGTCTTCCAAAGTTTCGGCCTGCTGCCGCTCCTTTCGGCCCATGAGAACGTGGAGCTGCCGCTGCGCATCGGGGGGCTTGGACGGCAGGAGCGCGAGGCGCGAGCGAAGGAGACATTGAGCGAGGTGGGCCTGGCGCACCGGTTGAAGCACAGGCCGTATGAGCTTTCGGGCGGCGAACAGCAGCGAGTGGCGATTGCGCGGGCGATGGTCCACAAGCCATCGGTCATCCTGGCAGACGAGCCGACCGCGGAGCTGGATTCGGCGAATGCGAAGACGGTCTTCGGCCTGCTGGGGGAGATTGTGCGCCGGGACCGGGTGACGGTGATCGTGGCGACGCACGATAGGGCGGTGATGGAGGTGGCGCACCGGGTGCTGGAACTGCACGACGGGGCGCTGACGAAGCAGGCGGAGCCGGAGAGCCGGTGGGCGCGGCCACAGGGGAGATGA
- a CDS encoding ABC transporter ATP-binding protein: protein MQWQRKAQPQQETYIHCQDLFKIHKVADLEVVALRGLDLRVNKGEMVAIVGPSGSGKSTLLHILAGYETPSAGAVSVGGRNLLKAGPGELVDYRRKGIGFVWQQVSRNLVPYLTAKQNVELPMLLDSRTKRQRTERAVELLKFAGLEERLNHTVDRLSGGEQQRVSVAVAMANNPPLLLCDEPTGELDTKTGQEIFNLLRAANTTYGTTVVIVTHDMEVAEQVDRVIAISDGKTSTEVVRRRSYQRQAAGETAMEELSIVDGTGRLQLPKQALERLGRPEHVRVSLEGDHIEIRTEGP, encoded by the coding sequence ATGCAATGGCAACGTAAGGCCCAGCCGCAGCAAGAGACGTATATCCACTGCCAGGACTTGTTCAAGATCCACAAGGTCGCGGACCTGGAGGTGGTGGCGCTGCGGGGGCTGGACCTGCGAGTGAACAAAGGCGAGATGGTGGCGATCGTAGGGCCGAGCGGGAGCGGGAAGAGCACGCTGCTGCACATCCTGGCCGGATACGAGACACCATCGGCGGGCGCGGTGAGCGTGGGCGGTCGCAACCTCCTGAAGGCGGGCCCCGGGGAGCTGGTGGACTACCGCCGCAAGGGGATCGGCTTCGTGTGGCAGCAGGTGAGCCGGAACCTGGTCCCGTACCTGACCGCGAAGCAGAACGTGGAGCTGCCGATGCTCCTGGACAGCCGCACCAAGCGGCAGCGGACGGAGCGGGCAGTGGAGCTGTTGAAGTTCGCAGGGCTGGAGGAGCGGCTGAACCACACGGTGGACAGGCTCTCCGGCGGCGAGCAGCAGCGCGTCAGCGTGGCGGTGGCGATGGCGAACAACCCGCCGCTCCTCCTGTGCGACGAGCCGACAGGAGAGCTGGATACCAAGACGGGACAGGAGATATTCAATCTCCTAAGAGCGGCAAATACGACGTATGGGACGACGGTGGTGATCGTGACGCACGATATGGAGGTGGCGGAGCAGGTGGACCGGGTGATCGCGATCTCGGACGGGAAGACGAGCACGGAGGTGGTGCGACGGCGGAGCTACCAGCGGCAGGCGGCGGGAGAGACGGCGATGGAGGAGCTTTCCATCGTGGACGGGACGGGGCGGCTGCAGCTGCCGAAGCAGGCCTTGGAGCGGTTGGGGAGGCCGGAGCACGTACGGGTGAGCCTTGAGGGAGACCACATCGAGATACGGACGGAGGGCCCATGA
- a CDS encoding FtsX-like permease family protein, whose translation MLPGFLSLWPLALRRLRWRWRLFVPVLIGALLASALMSSVFIYGDSVRELGLERQFSEARPEDLDISLVSYYAPPDAASYATIRAEVDTAIERNVAWFVQGRTRAMEGATFYVNGFGRGGQGPVISEETIKGTEQAKLSARPRTFFFNATEFERKTTVVAGERPRALTVQGDGQSRPASTPEIPVAIFDETAAARQLAVGDRMLIVPHWDDVSPHAVARITAIVRRTDPKERYWQTKTFSYVAKSQGDNFTPVYVPEETFTGGVARIFPRMLTDYSWALTVDPTKIDANNASTAKFGLERMTSQLRSRLKNYNDQTRLGRVLSEFETKDLFGRIPLLIVTALILGIVFYYLIMIANVIVDKNRGEIALLTSRGADGSQVMTLYVGGSALVAVAAFFLGPLIAYVATKVIGYTPVFSEVTDGGSLPVSIAASAYGMSLLGAAISFAALLFPTVSATWLNPLRYKASLTRPAASFFTRYYIDIFLGILAALLYWELTQRGSLVTTTFIGERNVDKALLAAPALFLFAIGLLLLRFFPLAMRGAMALVTALRAAWPVLGFSTLARNPTPYVRLALLLMFAASVAMFAANFGATLERSYRDRAAYASGGDILVKNAFLPASGASVSFEGRFGSIAGTETMAPAYRGQAFFGQALFSSSDFSLLAVDPASFGKTSYFRDDFSGRSLDGLMEVIAADVVREEGLALPQGATAFGVWVRPATAQRNLAVRARIGDANRRYRDYEMGRITGTDWQYFETPVQATGPRALQLQAPLRLVSLSVRSTSATFPPGAVYFDEVTATTPAGRQTIETFAEDRRLAVINDSMGAATDGIEVSSTVSRESGGRSLAFIWGPNPLASTRGFLLGVETKARAPLEAIVSRKALDDTGLAKGDRLRLSIAGHIVTAHVSEVVDFFPTMDPYDDGFIVVNLPALTQRLNAADSAFEILPNEFWVTSKALGAERERLVTTLQRESNGRVSDRQALQRDFRADPFISAGWRGALNIAFVAVLITSLLGFGVYAYMLAQQRRMEFGLLSSMGLSPIALASVVLLEQAVVVVIGLGLGGWIGYELTSLLMPYLGLTEEGARVLPPFVTEMNWTAIIATYAIMAGVFLVVTGALALYYSRFAIPRAMRFGDS comes from the coding sequence ATGCTGCCGGGCTTCCTTTCGCTCTGGCCCCTTGCATTGCGCCGCCTGCGATGGCGATGGCGGCTCTTTGTGCCGGTGCTCATCGGCGCGCTGCTGGCTTCGGCGCTGATGTCGAGCGTTTTCATCTACGGCGATTCGGTGCGGGAGCTTGGGCTGGAGCGGCAGTTCAGCGAGGCGAGGCCGGAGGACCTGGATATCTCGCTGGTGAGCTACTACGCGCCGCCGGACGCAGCTTCGTACGCGACGATCCGGGCGGAAGTGGACACGGCGATCGAGCGCAACGTGGCGTGGTTCGTCCAGGGGCGCACGCGAGCGATGGAGGGAGCGACGTTCTATGTGAACGGCTTCGGGCGCGGAGGACAGGGACCGGTGATCTCCGAGGAGACCATCAAGGGGACGGAGCAGGCGAAGCTATCGGCGCGGCCACGGACGTTCTTCTTCAACGCGACGGAGTTCGAGCGGAAGACGACGGTGGTGGCGGGGGAGCGGCCCCGGGCTTTGACGGTGCAGGGGGATGGCCAGAGCCGACCGGCTTCGACCCCGGAGATCCCTGTCGCGATCTTCGATGAGACGGCGGCGGCGCGGCAGCTGGCGGTGGGCGACCGGATGCTGATCGTGCCGCACTGGGACGATGTCTCGCCGCACGCGGTGGCGCGGATCACGGCGATCGTGCGGCGGACGGACCCGAAGGAGCGCTACTGGCAGACGAAGACGTTTTCCTATGTGGCAAAGAGCCAGGGGGACAACTTCACGCCGGTCTACGTGCCTGAGGAGACGTTCACCGGGGGAGTGGCGCGCATCTTCCCCCGGATGCTGACGGACTATTCGTGGGCGCTGACGGTGGACCCGACGAAGATTGACGCGAACAACGCAAGTACGGCGAAGTTCGGGCTGGAGCGGATGACGAGCCAGCTACGGAGCCGCCTGAAGAACTACAACGACCAGACGCGCCTGGGCAGGGTGCTGAGCGAGTTCGAGACGAAGGACTTGTTCGGACGGATCCCGCTGCTCATCGTGACGGCGCTCATCCTGGGCATCGTCTTCTACTACTTGATCATGATCGCGAATGTGATCGTGGACAAGAACCGGGGAGAAATCGCGCTGCTGACGAGCCGGGGGGCGGACGGTTCCCAGGTGATGACGCTCTATGTGGGGGGATCGGCGCTGGTGGCGGTTGCGGCCTTTTTCCTGGGGCCGCTGATCGCGTACGTGGCGACGAAGGTCATCGGCTATACGCCGGTCTTTTCAGAGGTGACAGACGGCGGGTCGCTGCCTGTCTCGATCGCGGCGAGCGCGTACGGGATGTCGCTCCTCGGGGCGGCGATTTCCTTTGCGGCGCTGCTTTTCCCCACAGTTTCGGCGACGTGGCTGAACCCGCTCCGCTACAAGGCGAGCCTGACGCGGCCCGCGGCTTCATTCTTCACGCGCTATTACATTGATATCTTCTTAGGCATCCTGGCGGCGCTGCTCTATTGGGAGCTGACGCAGCGGGGGAGCCTGGTGACGACGACGTTCATCGGGGAGCGGAACGTGGACAAGGCGCTCCTGGCGGCGCCGGCGCTCTTCCTCTTCGCCATCGGCCTGCTGCTGCTGCGGTTCTTCCCGCTGGCGATGCGCGGGGCGATGGCGCTGGTGACGGCGCTACGCGCGGCGTGGCCGGTGCTGGGCTTTTCCACACTGGCGCGGAACCCGACCCCGTACGTACGCCTGGCGCTGCTGCTGATGTTCGCGGCAAGCGTGGCGATGTTCGCGGCGAACTTTGGAGCGACGCTGGAGCGGAGCTACCGTGACCGGGCGGCCTACGCCTCGGGCGGCGATATCCTGGTGAAGAACGCCTTTCTCCCCGCGAGCGGCGCTTCGGTCTCCTTCGAAGGGCGGTTCGGGAGCATCGCAGGGACGGAGACGATGGCGCCGGCCTATCGCGGGCAGGCCTTCTTCGGCCAGGCGCTCTTTTCCTCCTCGGATTTCAGCCTGCTGGCGGTTGACCCTGCCAGCTTCGGCAAGACTTCGTACTTCCGGGACGATTTCTCCGGGCGGTCGCTGGACGGGCTGATGGAGGTTATCGCGGCCGATGTGGTGAGAGAAGAGGGACTGGCGCTGCCGCAAGGAGCCACGGCCTTCGGCGTGTGGGTGCGCCCGGCGACCGCGCAGCGCAACCTGGCGGTTCGGGCCCGGATCGGCGACGCGAACCGACGCTACCGGGACTACGAGATGGGACGGATCACAGGGACGGACTGGCAGTACTTCGAGACGCCGGTGCAGGCGACGGGCCCGCGGGCGCTGCAGCTTCAAGCGCCTCTGCGCCTCGTCTCGCTGAGCGTCCGCTCCACGTCGGCGACCTTCCCGCCGGGAGCGGTCTACTTCGATGAGGTGACGGCGACTACGCCCGCGGGACGGCAGACGATCGAGACATTTGCGGAAGATAGGCGCTTGGCGGTGATCAACGATTCGATGGGAGCGGCTACGGACGGCATCGAGGTGAGCAGCACAGTCTCGCGCGAGTCGGGAGGCAGGTCGCTGGCGTTCATCTGGGGGCCAAACCCGCTCGCCTCGACGCGGGGGTTCCTGCTGGGGGTGGAGACGAAGGCCCGCGCGCCGCTGGAGGCCATCGTCTCGCGGAAGGCGCTGGACGATACGGGGCTGGCGAAGGGCGATAGGCTGCGGCTCTCCATCGCGGGGCATATCGTGACGGCGCACGTCTCTGAAGTAGTGGATTTCTTCCCGACGATGGACCCGTATGACGATGGGTTCATCGTGGTGAACCTGCCAGCGCTGACGCAGCGGCTAAACGCCGCGGATAGCGCGTTCGAGATATTGCCGAACGAGTTCTGGGTGACATCGAAGGCGCTGGGGGCGGAGCGGGAGCGGCTGGTGACGACGCTGCAGCGGGAGTCCAACGGCCGGGTGAGCGACCGGCAGGCGCTGCAGAGGGACTTCCGGGCGGATCCGTTCATCTCCGCCGGGTGGCGCGGCGCGCTGAACATCGCTTTTGTGGCGGTGCTGATCACAAGCCTCCTAGGGTTCGGCGTCTATGCGTATATGCTGGCGCAGCAGCGGCGGATGGAGTTTGGGCTGTTGAGCAGCATGGGGCTTTCGCCTATCGCGCTGGCGAGCGTGGTCTTACTGGAGCAGGCGGTGGTGGTGGTGATCGGCCTGGGTTTGGGAGGGTGGATCGGCTACGAACTGACCTCGCTCTTGATGCCGTACTTGGGCCTCACGGAAGAGGGCGCGCGGGTGCTGCCGCCCTTCGTCACTGAAATGAACTGGACTGCTATAATCGCGACATATGCCATCATGGCAGGCGTTTTCCTGGTGGTGACGGGCGCGCTGGCGCTCTATTATTCCCGCTTCGCCATCCCGCGCGCGATGCGCTTTGGAGATTCGTGA
- a CDS encoding ABC transporter permease produces MSSITAPLVLMWRRVRANWRLLLVLFAGILLATTVLSGAPLFLTSVKELGLRHALKYERAGVLDTAITVQNRPLDPSGFGQADAKITSLGDETIRPFVEQQFTHIRTPGMDFTRTGAAPSQARYRASLQSFAGYEDHSRLVEGAYPAGARGGDIEVGIGRASAQRFSLRVGDRITATPEGGRPVTAVVSGILEIADPESAYWGFPLDPFSPQSDYTPTGDEIPMLPMLISEEQYLGVAASRYPGMRVDYWWYLLLDPGRLKANTIGEAREGIQELERQVPLDFPGSQVFSGLGETLKDYESKIFFSRIPILVLLLLVVAVTLYFIVMAADIVVERHLLEIALFRSRGADTGQMMGVYLLEALALCGAAFVLGPILALIFVPLFGKTPAFSDVNNGALLPVELTGTAILAALLGAALCFAALSLPALRGARFNLLNVRAAMARPARLLLFHRYYLDLFLLALAGFAYWELTQRGSLVTTRLFGSDSVNKLLLVAPLLLMVSFSLLILRAIPLVLRLLGVIASFTSRTWLALGLWNLSRNPVQYLRPALLLMLVSAMAVFAASYNQTVQRSYSDRGLYTSGSDARLVNIPRYASGSTESLEAEFAKRPAVELARAAYRFDPDTFSGDVRTSYPLLLVDSIKFDQVAWFRDDFSQQDLFTLLRKLDTGRAILRGKDLPPNTTGIGIWVRPSQAYQNMSLWVRIRDAKGDPWRFRLGRLDFSDWRYMQADFVSFFGDRPEGPLTLLSLYVWELDFPQEPFPLDQLATGYTSSGQINLSALTARLPNGQETVVDRLDRREGWATMATNALLPETVEASTRVQRLNRPTLELAWKPTSGVGLRGIYPSDLREPLPIIASGAFLGTTGKRVGDVLDINVAGVPMPVKIADRVDFFPTMDPARPFIIGNLETTLHYANLFKGMAMAFPNEMWLRLTNDRDEREAFQESLRRDGWDSFLVLDRGTELDLLNKDPLVGAASEGVVFTVLLILVIIAVGGYLGYSYVGAYRLPLEHAVLRALGVTQRGLVAFQIFVHATTVISAVLLGAIVGSRAHGTMVTFLNHTTEGREVQLPFARVTDWSGLGIVLLASGVAMALVVAWTAVQFGRAPIWRMLRRGEG; encoded by the coding sequence ATGAGCTCCATCACCGCACCGTTGGTCTTGATGTGGCGGCGGGTCAGGGCCAACTGGCGGCTGCTCTTGGTGCTGTTCGCCGGGATCTTGCTGGCGACGACGGTGCTTTCGGGAGCGCCGCTTTTCCTCACCTCCGTGAAGGAGCTGGGCCTGCGCCATGCGCTGAAGTACGAGCGCGCAGGGGTGCTGGACACGGCCATCACGGTGCAGAACCGCCCGCTTGACCCTTCCGGGTTCGGGCAGGCGGATGCGAAGATCACGAGCCTGGGCGATGAGACGATCCGCCCGTTCGTGGAGCAACAGTTCACGCATATCCGCACGCCGGGGATGGATTTCACGCGCACGGGAGCTGCGCCATCGCAGGCACGATACAGGGCGTCGCTGCAATCATTCGCGGGCTATGAAGATCATAGCCGCCTGGTGGAGGGGGCCTATCCGGCGGGGGCGCGGGGCGGCGACATCGAGGTGGGGATCGGGCGGGCCTCCGCCCAGCGGTTCAGCCTAAGGGTGGGGGACCGGATCACGGCGACGCCCGAGGGCGGACGGCCGGTGACGGCGGTGGTGAGCGGCATTTTGGAGATCGCAGACCCGGAGAGCGCGTACTGGGGTTTCCCGTTGGACCCATTCTCGCCGCAGAGCGACTATACGCCGACGGGCGATGAGATCCCGATGCTACCGATGCTGATCTCCGAGGAGCAGTACCTGGGAGTGGCGGCGAGCCGGTATCCCGGGATGCGCGTGGACTATTGGTGGTACCTGCTGCTGGACCCGGGGCGGCTCAAGGCGAACACGATCGGCGAGGCGCGGGAGGGGATCCAGGAGCTTGAGCGACAGGTGCCGCTGGACTTCCCGGGCTCCCAGGTTTTCTCCGGCCTGGGGGAGACGCTGAAGGACTACGAGAGCAAGATCTTCTTCAGCCGCATTCCGATCCTGGTGCTGCTGCTGCTGGTGGTTGCGGTGACGCTCTACTTCATCGTGATGGCGGCGGACATCGTGGTGGAGCGGCACCTTTTGGAGATCGCGCTCTTCCGCTCGCGGGGAGCGGACACCGGGCAGATGATGGGCGTCTATCTGCTGGAGGCGCTGGCGCTGTGCGGCGCGGCCTTTGTCTTAGGGCCCATCCTCGCGCTCATCTTTGTGCCGCTCTTCGGCAAGACGCCCGCCTTCAGCGATGTGAACAACGGTGCGCTGCTGCCGGTGGAGCTAACGGGTACGGCCATCCTTGCCGCGCTTCTGGGCGCGGCGCTTTGCTTCGCGGCGTTGAGCCTCCCGGCGTTACGCGGGGCGCGGTTCAACCTGTTGAACGTGCGCGCGGCCATGGCGCGCCCGGCGCGGCTTTTGCTCTTCCACCGCTATTATCTGGACCTCTTTCTGCTGGCGCTGGCGGGCTTTGCCTATTGGGAGCTGACGCAGCGCGGCTCTTTGGTGACGACGCGGCTCTTCGGCAGCGACTCGGTGAACAAGCTGTTGCTGGTGGCGCCGCTGCTGCTCATGGTCTCGTTCTCACTCTTGATCCTGCGGGCGATCCCGCTGGTCTTGCGGCTGCTAGGGGTCATCGCCTCGTTCACTTCGCGGACATGGCTGGCGCTTGGGCTGTGGAACCTTAGCCGCAACCCAGTGCAGTACCTCCGGCCGGCGCTCTTGCTGATGCTCGTTTCGGCGATGGCGGTCTTCGCGGCGAGCTACAACCAGACGGTGCAGCGCAGTTATAGCGACCGGGGGCTGTATACCTCCGGGAGCGACGCGCGGCTGGTGAATATCCCTAGGTACGCGAGCGGGAGCACCGAATCGTTGGAGGCGGAGTTCGCGAAGCGTCCGGCAGTTGAGCTGGCGCGGGCGGCCTACCGCTTCGATCCGGACACGTTCAGCGGGGACGTTCGGACGAGCTACCCACTGCTACTGGTGGACTCGATCAAGTTTGACCAGGTGGCGTGGTTCCGGGACGACTTCTCCCAGCAGGACCTATTCACGCTGCTGCGGAAGCTGGACACGGGGAGGGCGATCCTCCGTGGAAAAGACCTGCCGCCGAACACGACGGGCATCGGCATCTGGGTGAGGCCGTCGCAGGCGTACCAGAATATGTCGCTGTGGGTGCGCATCCGCGACGCGAAGGGCGACCCGTGGCGGTTCCGGCTGGGCCGCCTGGATTTTTCCGACTGGCGCTATATGCAGGCGGACTTCGTCTCCTTCTTCGGCGACCGCCCCGAGGGGCCGCTGACGCTTCTTTCCCTCTATGTGTGGGAGCTGGATTTCCCCCAGGAGCCGTTCCCGCTGGACCAGCTGGCAACCGGCTATACGAGCTCCGGCCAGATCAACCTCAGCGCGCTGACGGCGAGGCTTCCGAACGGGCAGGAGACGGTGGTGGACCGATTGGACCGCCGCGAGGGATGGGCGACGATGGCGACGAACGCGCTCCTGCCGGAGACGGTGGAGGCTTCGACACGGGTGCAGCGGCTGAACCGGCCGACGCTGGAGCTTGCGTGGAAGCCGACCTCGGGCGTGGGGCTGCGCGGCATCTATCCGAGCGACCTGCGGGAGCCGCTGCCGATCATCGCAAGCGGAGCCTTCCTGGGAACGACGGGGAAGCGCGTGGGCGATGTGCTGGACATCAACGTGGCGGGCGTGCCGATGCCGGTGAAGATCGCGGACAGGGTGGACTTTTTCCCGACGATGGACCCGGCGCGCCCCTTCATCATCGGGAACCTGGAGACAACGCTGCACTACGCCAATCTCTTCAAGGGGATGGCCATGGCCTTCCCGAACGAGATGTGGCTACGGCTGACCAACGATAGGGATGAGCGGGAGGCCTTTCAGGAGAGCCTGCGCCGCGACGGCTGGGATAGCTTCCTTGTTTTGGACAGGGGGACGGAGCTGGACCTGCTGAACAAGGACCCACTGGTGGGAGCGGCGAGCGAGGGGGTGGTCTTCACGGTGCTGCTGATCCTAGTCATCATCGCGGTGGGCGGATACCTGGGCTATTCCTATGTGGGGGCGTACCGCCTGCCGCTGGAGCACGCCGTGCTGCGCGCGCTGGGCGTGACGCAGCGGGGGCTGGTGGCCTTCCAGATTTTCGTCCACGCGACGACTGTGATTTCGGCTGTTCTTTTGGGGGCGATCGTGGGGTCGCGGGCCCACGGGACGATGGTGACGTTCCTGAATCACACGACGGAGGGGCGAGAGGTGCAGCTGCCCTTCGCGCGGGTGACGGACTGGAGCGGCCTGGGCATCGTGCTGCTGGCGAGCGGGGTCGCTATGGCACTGGTGGTGGCCTGGACGGCGGTGCAGTTCGGGCGCGCGCCCATCTGGCGGATGCTGCGGCGAGGTGAGGGCTGA